In a single window of the Halobaculum lipolyticum genome:
- a CDS encoding DUF7383 domain-containing protein: MTERATYATVYVGAQLAPDESALDLEWADDAGDRTDDHEFEVSTDDAREPYLEIQAFDVAEYGHEVLVNGEPLTGFDVPPNDGWQLWTDTVSGVDLRPGTNTLAVARDIDTDDAFAVGTVRVHWKEPVDGFRAKDPVDE; this comes from the coding sequence ATGACCGAACGAGCGACGTACGCGACCGTCTACGTCGGCGCACAGCTCGCGCCCGACGAGTCCGCGCTGGATCTGGAGTGGGCCGACGACGCGGGCGACCGCACCGACGACCACGAGTTCGAGGTGTCGACCGACGACGCCCGCGAGCCGTATCTGGAGATCCAGGCGTTCGACGTCGCCGAGTACGGCCACGAGGTGCTCGTCAACGGCGAGCCGCTCACCGGCTTCGACGTCCCGCCCAACGACGGCTGGCAGCTGTGGACCGACACCGTGTCGGGCGTCGACCTCCGACCGGGCACGAACACGCTCGCGGTCGCGCGCGACATCGACACCGACGACGCGTTCGCCGTCGGCACCGTCCGGGTCCACTGGAAGGAACCCGTCGACGGCTTCCGCGCGAAGGACCCCGTCGACGAATAA
- a CDS encoding penicillin acylase family protein, with protein MTERSGDLTRRALLAAVGGGAVAGGFLGPVRGYLSAFAPLSGGAWDAAADDPPVRVAGDHGEATLRYDDAGVPRIEADGEAALSFAAGYAQGADRLFQMDLQRRQLRGQLSAVVGEATLDSDRFHVGMDFAAAADATWDRVRDTDAGPLVEAYCDGVNRARDDLPTPVEFELLDYDPAPWTPADVMLAEKLIAWGLTGSFRTLRTETLRAELGDDAAATLLPDRLDHDAAILGHEGATADWPVPSGGAVRPPEAGTDESSRAAVGTDPELDRWLSGVEPPAWAGSNSWAVSGEHTASGDPIVANDPHLTLMAPPVWYEQVLRHPEYEVRGVTFPGVPFVVIGENDRGAWGFTNAGCDVIDCYEYEKRADGTEYRYGDRWRSFDVETRTIEVADAPDEEVTVKKSAHGAVLDAGAGGDEFRTELGVAWTGLSATRTTNAILDLNRSRGVEDVDEALRRFDEPTQCFVYAGRDGSVRYRVTGKVPIRRTDGEMVPGTRVFDGSAREGEWAGYTPYGESSWDGFIPYEEMPHVDDPPYVGTANQRVVDDVDYPYYLAEDYSEPFRGIRLWERLDALVDRGEVTAADLRDLQRDVHDGRLDRFRPVLADARSELSGAARDDLDAVLEWDGEAVGSERAPLLFVHFLDAYEGRFVADALGDLDGRRDPADYAPTQWVLATLGDEWFDGGRAVAAADAFEKARERIDAEGWELYRDYNRTRIDHPFDQSFLNYPRYPTDGSAATLFNFRVEAGAGSSWRQVCPQNDTPSRCILPGGNDGNPYAESYDDQLAAWANGEFKPMDRAMRGDLAVRFVGGEEE; from the coding sequence GTGACCGAACGTTCAGGCGATCTCACTCGGCGAGCGTTGTTGGCGGCCGTCGGCGGGGGCGCGGTCGCCGGCGGGTTCCTCGGGCCGGTGCGGGGCTATCTCTCGGCGTTCGCCCCGCTGTCGGGCGGGGCGTGGGACGCGGCGGCCGACGACCCGCCCGTGCGGGTCGCCGGCGACCACGGCGAGGCGACGCTGCGGTACGACGACGCGGGCGTCCCCCGGATCGAGGCGGACGGCGAGGCGGCGCTGTCGTTCGCCGCCGGCTACGCACAGGGCGCCGACCGGCTGTTCCAGATGGACCTCCAGCGCCGCCAGCTGCGCGGGCAGCTCTCCGCCGTCGTCGGCGAGGCGACGCTCGACTCCGATCGCTTCCACGTCGGCATGGACTTCGCCGCGGCCGCCGACGCGACGTGGGACCGCGTCCGCGACACCGACGCCGGGCCGCTCGTGGAGGCGTACTGCGACGGGGTGAACCGCGCCCGCGACGACCTGCCGACGCCCGTCGAGTTCGAACTGCTCGACTACGACCCCGCGCCGTGGACTCCGGCGGACGTGATGCTCGCGGAGAAGCTGATCGCGTGGGGACTGACCGGGAGCTTCCGGACCCTCCGGACGGAGACGCTGCGCGCGGAACTCGGCGACGACGCGGCGGCCACCCTCCTCCCGGACCGCTTGGATCACGACGCCGCGATCCTCGGCCACGAGGGTGCGACGGCCGACTGGCCGGTCCCGTCGGGGGGCGCGGTCCGGCCCCCCGAAGCCGGTACCGACGAGAGCAGCCGCGCCGCGGTGGGCACCGACCCCGAACTCGACCGCTGGCTCTCGGGCGTCGAGCCGCCCGCGTGGGCCGGGTCGAACTCGTGGGCGGTGTCCGGTGAACACACCGCCAGCGGCGACCCGATCGTGGCGAACGACCCGCACCTGACGCTCATGGCGCCGCCGGTGTGGTACGAGCAGGTGCTCCGCCACCCGGAGTACGAGGTCCGGGGCGTCACCTTCCCGGGCGTCCCGTTCGTCGTCATCGGCGAGAACGACCGCGGCGCGTGGGGGTTCACCAACGCCGGCTGTGACGTGATCGACTGCTACGAGTACGAGAAGCGCGCCGACGGGACGGAGTACCGCTACGGCGACCGCTGGCGATCGTTCGACGTCGAGACCCGGACCATCGAGGTCGCCGACGCCCCCGACGAGGAGGTGACGGTGAAGAAGTCCGCCCACGGCGCCGTGTTGGATGCGGGGGCGGGCGGCGACGAGTTCCGCACCGAACTCGGCGTCGCGTGGACCGGGCTCTCGGCGACGCGGACGACGAACGCCATCCTCGATCTGAACCGCTCGCGCGGCGTCGAGGACGTCGACGAGGCACTGCGGCGGTTCGACGAGCCGACCCAGTGTTTCGTGTACGCCGGGCGCGACGGCTCCGTCCGCTACCGCGTCACGGGGAAGGTGCCGATCCGACGGACGGACGGCGAGATGGTTCCGGGGACGCGCGTCTTCGACGGCTCCGCCCGCGAGGGCGAGTGGGCGGGGTACACGCCGTACGGCGAGTCGTCGTGGGACGGGTTCATCCCGTACGAGGAGATGCCGCACGTGGACGACCCGCCGTACGTCGGCACCGCGAACCAGCGCGTCGTCGACGACGTCGACTACCCGTACTATCTGGCGGAGGACTACAGCGAGCCGTTCCGCGGCATCCGGCTGTGGGAGCGGCTCGACGCGCTCGTCGACCGGGGCGAGGTGACGGCTGCGGACCTCCGGGACCTCCAGCGCGACGTCCACGACGGCCGGCTCGACCGCTTCCGTCCCGTCTTGGCGGACGCCCGGAGCGAACTCTCCGGCGCCGCCCGCGACGACCTCGACGCCGTGCTCGAGTGGGACGGCGAGGCGGTCGGATCCGAGCGCGCGCCGCTGCTGTTCGTCCACTTCCTCGACGCCTACGAGGGGCGGTTCGTCGCCGACGCGCTCGGCGACCTCGACGGGCGACGCGACCCCGCCGACTACGCGCCGACCCAGTGGGTGTTGGCGACGCTCGGCGACGAGTGGTTCGACGGCGGCCGCGCGGTCGCCGCGGCGGACGCCTTCGAGAAAGCCCGCGAGCGGATCGACGCCGAAGGTTGGGAGCTGTACCGCGACTACAACCGCACACGGATCGACCACCCGTTCGACCAGTCGTTCCTCAACTACCCGCGCTACCCGACCGACGGCTCGGCGGCGACGCTGTTCAACTTCCGCGTCGAGGCTGGCGCGGGGAGTAGCTGGCGACAGGTGTGCCCGCAGAACGACACGCCCTCCCGCTGCATCCTCCCGGGCGGCAACGACGGGAATCCGTACGCCGAGTCGTACGACGACCAGTTGGCCGCGTGGGCGAACGGCGAGTTCAAGCCGATGGATCGGGCGATGCGGGGCGACCTCGCCGTGCGATTCGTCGGAGGTGAGGAGGAGTGA